The following proteins come from a genomic window of Winogradskyella sp. PC-19:
- a CDS encoding RHS repeat domain-containing protein: protein MKKQLNSVIKILIGLLPLLALSQELPEVLPPSPTVANLMQFEEVPVSYYTGQPNISIPIYSKGLSGDLSVNVSLSYNTQGVKINNRSGWTGTGWSLNAGGTISRTVRGEPDEISTNTHSTKVGIYHLDDYWNYDNPSTDKAKFNYHVAGTSAEKYDNKPDLYQFNFMGYSGRFIILKEANNTLVPKFITNNSNIKVEFVNTTDYTITSFKVTDSKGYIYTFNAVESSLTYPFTGTQTQGQGSTYNVSASQAQQAYSANTAWHLTKVENSSGLELLSLAYNFITENYTVSISSTKNVILGMDPASFQIITSNSYNQGILEPYHTISYQNVNTGTQKLSNISFPQDNVVISFDVDTNYTHPETLGRLLKNIEIKRGTEIDKTFTFDYEETIDNSTPVIKKRVWLTKLTETSGNIDQEYQLNYYQKENLPGFNDGYQDSAWGYNSGINLGLLSCSNNTYNDNIIKTGLLSSIEYPTGGVKEFEFEHNTYSYFQDDLIDYDDYIENPRNTEIVSQFTDDLTYTNGSSPVELLIDTFTLDFEQEIHISSWVTASPSQYLNEHRIKISQANNQGSSFFFDLNEQCQSSTNLSAGNYTMSLVPTENLLLDQYSITGDYRVSFVEEKATIKQEMIGGGVRIKEIRFKDDINTLNLSKKILYEYKDENNSNLSSGVIDSKADKLDRKYIKNTSRFVFGNTLNNCGAFLVQNIQYQVTENSYNVELSQGSYVGYEHVKVTEENNGYKTYSYTSPALYPSPLGTFSYEIPRPKENIDYKRGLLLEEKIFNQTGEILKEVSYKDINNEPNYEFAETLLFKDRSVFKPNCEYLQFYDLYTFYESGTVQLHVPSSTSGNCSQPSYSPTPCGAFPVFTADFNSGWAKLKGSTTKEYFYDTLGTQSVKETRQVFTYNSDNYQIATQDTYYDIKGVDEHLETKYYYPVGPSLNSNSTAVKNTLVATNKVTEILESQSFRNSNKISETHNIYDDFDASANDLMLPKEIRVGKSTLTPETRVEFLKYDSYGNPTEVKKTNGTSIIYVYGFNGSLPVAKITNGNYTTVQNTVGNTLNVATNLTTTQENTLRSSLPNAMISFYRYDPLKGVISTIDDKGYETTYEYDEFNRLKVVKDAQGNILGENSYHYKNQ, encoded by the coding sequence TTACTCGAAAGGTTTAAGTGGTGATTTGTCTGTAAATGTAAGTTTAAGCTACAATACCCAAGGAGTTAAGATTAATAACCGCTCTGGATGGACAGGTACGGGATGGTCTTTAAATGCAGGTGGTACAATATCCAGAACAGTTAGAGGAGAACCAGATGAGATTTCTACTAATACGCACAGTACTAAAGTAGGTATTTATCATTTAGACGATTATTGGAATTATGATAACCCTTCCACAGATAAAGCAAAGTTTAACTATCATGTGGCAGGAACAAGTGCTGAGAAATATGATAATAAGCCAGATTTATATCAATTTAATTTTATGGGCTATTCTGGTCGCTTTATTATTTTAAAAGAAGCTAATAATACTTTAGTACCCAAATTCATAACAAACAACTCTAATATAAAAGTTGAATTTGTAAACACTACTGACTATACTATTACAAGTTTTAAAGTTACTGACTCTAAAGGCTATATCTATACTTTTAATGCTGTTGAAAGTTCTCTGACTTACCCATTTACTGGTACACAAACTCAAGGTCAAGGAAGCACATATAACGTTTCTGCTTCTCAAGCCCAACAAGCCTATTCAGCAAATACTGCATGGCATCTTACAAAAGTTGAAAATAGCTCTGGATTAGAATTATTAAGTCTTGCATATAATTTTATTACCGAAAATTATACTGTATCAATAAGTAGCACTAAAAATGTTATTCTGGGAATGGATCCCGCTAGTTTTCAAATAATTACTAGTAATTCTTATAATCAAGGTATACTAGAGCCCTACCATACTATTAGCTATCAAAACGTAAATACTGGAACTCAAAAGCTATCTAACATATCATTCCCTCAGGATAATGTTGTGATAAGTTTTGATGTAGATACTAACTATACACATCCTGAAACACTAGGTAGACTTCTAAAAAATATAGAAATAAAAAGAGGGACTGAAATTGATAAAACTTTCACTTTTGATTATGAAGAAACAATTGACAACTCTACACCAGTAATAAAAAAACGTGTATGGCTAACCAAACTTACCGAAACTAGTGGAAATATAGATCAAGAATATCAATTGAATTATTATCAAAAAGAAAACCTACCCGGTTTTAATGATGGATATCAAGATAGTGCATGGGGTTATAATAGTGGTATAAATTTGGGTTTACTAAGTTGCTCAAATAATACATATAATGATAATATCATTAAAACAGGTCTTCTTTCATCAATAGAATATCCTACTGGTGGTGTTAAAGAATTTGAATTTGAGCATAACACATATTCATATTTTCAAGATGATCTTATTGATTATGATGACTACATAGAAAATCCTAGAAATACAGAAATAGTATCTCAATTTACAGATGATTTGACATATACCAATGGTTCATCACCTGTGGAATTATTAATTGACACGTTTACTTTAGATTTTGAACAAGAAATACATATTTCTTCTTGGGTTACTGCTTCTCCAAGTCAATACTTAAATGAGCATAGAATAAAAATATCTCAAGCTAATAATCAAGGTAGCTCATTCTTTTTTGATTTAAATGAACAATGCCAGAGCTCGACTAATCTTTCAGCGGGAAATTATACCATGTCGTTAGTGCCAACTGAAAATTTACTTTTGGATCAATATTCAATAACAGGAGATTATAGAGTTTCTTTTGTAGAGGAAAAAGCAACTATAAAACAAGAAATGATAGGCGGAGGTGTAAGGATAAAGGAGATTAGATTCAAGGATGATATCAACACCCTCAATTTATCTAAAAAAATACTTTACGAATACAAAGATGAAAATAACAGTAATCTTTCTTCAGGAGTTATTGATTCGAAAGCTGATAAGCTTGACCGAAAATATATTAAAAACACATCTCGTTTTGTGTTTGGTAATACTCTAAATAATTGTGGTGCTTTTTTAGTACAAAATATTCAATATCAAGTTACAGAAAACAGTTATAATGTAGAACTCTCTCAAGGAAGTTATGTAGGGTATGAACATGTAAAAGTGACAGAAGAAAATAATGGGTATAAAACTTATTCTTACACATCACCTGCGTTATATCCAAGTCCTTTAGGTACGTTTTCCTATGAAATTCCTAGACCAAAAGAAAATATAGATTATAAAAGAGGCCTTTTATTGGAGGAAAAAATATTCAATCAAACAGGTGAGATTTTAAAGGAAGTTAGTTATAAAGATATTAATAATGAACCTAATTATGAGTTTGCAGAAACACTACTTTTTAAAGATAGATCTGTCTTTAAGCCAAATTGTGAATATCTTCAGTTTTATGATTTATATACATTTTATGAGAGTGGTACTGTGCAACTTCATGTACCTTCGTCAACAAGCGGAAATTGTTCACAGCCGAGTTACTCTCCAACTCCATGTGGTGCATTTCCAGTATTTACTGCAGACTTTAATTCCGGTTGGGCAAAGCTTAAGGGTTCTACAACCAAAGAATACTTCTACGACACTTTAGGTACCCAAAGCGTCAAAGAAACGCGTCAAGTCTTTACTTACAACTCTGATAATTATCAAATAGCAACTCAAGATACCTATTATGATATAAAAGGTGTTGACGAACATTTAGAGACTAAATATTATTATCCTGTTGGTCCTTCACTAAATAGTAATTCTACAGCCGTTAAGAATACTCTTGTTGCAACAAATAAAGTTACTGAAATTTTAGAATCCCAATCTTTTAGAAACAGTAACAAAATCAGTGAGACGCATAATATTTATGACGATTTTGATGCTAGTGCCAACGATTTAATGTTACCAAAAGAAATTAGGGTTGGTAAAAGCACATTAACACCAGAAACTCGTGTAGAATTCTTAAAGTACGATAGCTATGGTAATCCTACTGAGGTCAAAAAGACAAATGGTACATCTATCATATATGTTTACGGCTTTAACGGCTCACTGCCTGTAGCTAAGATTACCAATGGCAATTATACTACTGTTCAAAATACAGTGGGCAATACGCTTAATGTAGCGACTAACCTTACAACCACTCAAGAAAACACTCTAAGGTCTTCTCTCCCAAATGCGATGATATCCTTTTACAGGTATGACCCACTAAAAGGCGTAATAAGTACTATAGATGACAAAGGCTACGAAACGACCTATGAATATGACGAATTTAACCGTCTTAAAGTAGTTAAAGATGCCCAAGGCAACATCTTAGGCGAGAATAGTTACCATTATAAAAATCAATAA